A DNA window from Pyrus communis chromosome 3, drPyrComm1.1, whole genome shotgun sequence contains the following coding sequences:
- the LOC137727712 gene encoding UBP1-associated protein 2C-like: MDFSKKRKTEPNGTVSTSPSSQSAYLTPEDARRLLQPLTQDQLIDILKNAVVRHPDVLESVRSVADKDSTLRKLFIRGLGADTTSDSLRSLFSAFGELDEAIVIHDKATGKSKGYGFVTFKHADSALLSLKEPSKKIDGRVTVTQFASAGLATSFNSSNPNAADVSARKIYVGSVPFDISSDRLLSAFSAYGEIEEGPLGFDKVTGKSKGFAFFVYKAEQGARAALVEPLKNIDGHQVACKLAVDNKKSKPGGAQGTPDNSGVRPPQSSMPPGMYQGLPPQTGPYSGFPGGHQPLPVPSGNNFGGARYNPNLGGGYGVPPPGEFGARLPPSSIGMGPGGYSDDPHYGLGSSMAHPSQHQQPSVPRIPPGGLYQGMPPYY; this comes from the coding sequence ATGGACTTCTCAAAGAAGCGCAAAACCGAGCCAAACGGCACCGTTTCGACTTCTCCATCTTCCCAATCCGCCTATCTGACTCCCGAAGACGCCCGGAGGCTCCTCCAGCCCCTGACTCAGGACCAACTCATCGACATCCTCAAAAACGCCGTCGTTCGCCACCCCGACGTCCTCGAATCCGTCCGCTCCGTCGCCGACAAGGACTCCACCCTCCGGAAGCTCTTCATCCGCGGCCTCGGCGCCGACACCACCTCCGACTCCCTCCGCTCCCTCTTCTCCGCCTTCGGCGAGCTCGACGAGGCCATCGTCATCCACGACAAGGCCACTGGAAAATCAAAAGGCTACGGCTTCGTCACGTTCAAGCACGCCGACTCGGCCCTCCTGTCCCTTAAAGAACCGAGCAAGAAAATCGACGGCAGAGTCACCGTCACGCAGTTCGCCTCCGCCGGATTAGCGACGTCGTTTAACAGCAGCAACCCCAACGCCGCTGACGTCTCGGCCAGGAAGATTTACGTGGGGAGCGTCCCGTTTGATATCTCTTCGGACAGACTATTGTCAGCTTTCTCGGCGTATGGAGAGATTGAGGAAGGGCCGCTAGGGTTTGATAAGGTCACCGGAAAATCAAAGGGGTTTGCTTTTTTCGTGTACAAGGCGGAGCAGGGCGCCAGGGCTGCGCTTGTTGAACCGTTGAAGAACATCGACGGTCATCAGGTGGCTTGCAAGTTGGCGGTAGATAACAAGAAGAGCAAACCCGGTGGGGCACAAGGTACTCCTGATAATTCTGGTGTTCGGCCACCGCAATCTTCCATGCCTCCGGGAATGTATCAGGGCCTGCCGCCTCAGACAGGTCCTTATTCGGGTTTTCCAGGTGGGCATCAGCCGCTGCCGGTGCCTTCTGGTAATAATTTTGGTGGTGCCAGGTATAATCCGAATTTGGGAGGTGGATATGGTGTGCCACCGCCAGGAGAATTTGGAGCTCGATTGCCGCCAAGTTCTATTGGAATGGGTCCTGGAGGATACTCAGATGATCCACATTATGGTTTAGGATCGTCCATGGCGCATCCTTCTCAGCATCAACAGCCTTCTGTGCCTCGAATTCCGCCTGGTGGACTGTACCAGGGCATGCCGCCTTACTACTGA
- the LOC137727714 gene encoding U-box domain-containing protein 45-like, translating into MSDSNSTPASSSSSSSSSQWVYSYLKLRFFNRIRRFLRSKNPRKRPTPSDHFDTSSRPSKVVSNSNEVMVQQVVMEKVSGGDHDDSVMGLQRAVKKLHFGISWEEKELASMEIGMLAKEDVKVRKLVGGLGIIPVLVSMAASEVVARRRVAVFALIELANGTYTNKALMVEAGILSKLQNDINILDEPTRHQFAELLLLLSSLANTQFPLSSSEIVPFLVGIIESSTSTIETKEHCLGALFNLSTMLDSAANLVSNGVVEALLKLSTTEALSEKALAALGNLVVTLNGKKAMENSAAVPGSLIEILTWDEKPKCQELSCYILMILAHQSSDQREKMAKSGIVPILLEVALLGSSLAQKRALKLLQWFKDERQAKMGPHSGPQTARVAIGSPLNQREAQQGKKVMNNLVKQSLYKNMEMITRRASAHGDSSNLKALIISTSSKSLPY; encoded by the exons aTGTCTGATTCAAATTCTAcacctgcttcttcttcttcttcttcttcttcttctcaatgGGTATATTCTTACCTAAAGCTTAGGTTTTTCAACCGCATCCGACGGTTCCTACGCTCCAAAAACCCCCGCAAACGCCCTACGCCGTCGGATCACTTCGACACGTCATCAAGACCCTCCAAAGTTGTAAGCAATAGTAACGAAGTAATGGTACAGCAAGTCGTTATGGAGAAGGTGAGTGGTGGTGATCATGATGATTCTGTGATGGGATTGCAAAGGGCAGTGAAGAAGCTTCACTTTGGAATTAGTTGGGAAGAGAAGGAGTTGGCGTCTATGGAGATTGGTATGTTGGCTAAAGAAGATGTCAAGGTGAGGAAGCTGGTGGGCGGGCTAGGTATTATACCGGTTTTGGTGTCCATGGCGGCGTCCGAGGTGGTTGCTCGCCGGCGAGTGGCAGTTTTTGCCTTGATTGAGCTTGCTAATGGAACTTACAC GAACAAGGCTCTCATGGTGGAGGCAGGAATCTTGTCAAAGCTACAAAACGACATCAACATTCTTGACGAGCCAACAAGGCACCAATTTGCAGAGTTGCTCTTGTTGTTGTCCTCACTTGCAAATACCCAGTTCCCTCTGTCCTCATCAGAAATTGTCCCATTTCTTGTTGGCATTATTGAGTCAAGCACTTCAACCATTGAAACCAAAGAGCATTGCTTGGGAGCTTTGTTCAACCTCTCCACAATGCTGGACAGTGCAGCCAATTTGGTCTCTAACGGGGTGGTCGAGGCGCTCCTGAAGCTATCCACAACCGAAGCGCTTTCTGAAAAAGCACTTGCGGCGCTGGGGAACTTGGTAGTGACCCTAAATGGGAAAAAGGCCATGGAGAATAGCGCGGCGGTGCCGGGGAGCTTGATAGAGATTTTGACATGGGATGAGAAGCCCAAATGCCAGGAGCTATCTTGCTACATCCTAATGATTTTAGCTCACCAAAGCTCAGATCAAAGGGAGAAAATGGCCAAGTCAGGAATTGTGCCTATACTTCTTGAGGTGGCATTGTTGGGAAGCTCTCTTGCTCAAAAGAGAGCACTAAAACTTTTGCAATGGTTCAAGGATGAGAGGCAAGCAAAGATGGGGCCTCACTCAGGGCCCCAGACAGCTAGGGTTGCAATTGGTTCACCTTTAAATCAAAGGGAGGCACAACAAGGGAAGAAAGTGATGAACAATTTGGTGAAACAAAGTTTGTACAAGAATATGGAAATGATCACAAGGAGGGCTAGCGCTCATGGGGACTCATCCAACCTCAAGGCCCTGATCATCAGCACAAGCTCTAAAAGCTTGCCTTACTAA
- the LOC137728532 gene encoding uncharacterized protein At5g01610-like, with product MAEKEGGIVKKGHEEGLALATALLKEFELPLGLLPLAEVIEVGFVRTTGYMWIVQKKKVEHSFKLIGKLVSYDIEIKGYIEKQRIKKLKGVKAKELMLWPPVSEINVDQPAGKINFKSLAGITKTFPVEAFAAGQ from the coding sequence aTGGCGGAGAAGGAAGGAGGAATCGTGAAGAAGGGCCACGAGGAGGGACTGGCATTGGCGACCGCCTTGCTCAAGGAGTTTGAACTTCCGCTAGGGCTTTTGCCACTTGCTGAGGTGATCGAAGTTGGCTTTGTGAGGACCACCGGCTACATGTGGATCGTCCAGAAGAAGAAGGTCGAGCACAGCTTCAAGCTGATCGGTAAGCTTGTGAGTTAcgacattgaaatcaaaggctATATTGAGAAGCAGAGGATTAAGAAGCTCAAGGGAGTGAAGGCTAAGGAGCTCATGCTATGGCCTCCggtcagtgaaataaatgttgatcAGCCCGCCGGAAAAATCAACTTCAAGAGCCTTGCCGGTATCACCAAGACTTTCCCGGTCGAGGCATTCGCAGCCGGGCAGTAA
- the LOC137728533 gene encoding uncharacterized protein At5g01610-like, which translates to MAEKEGGIVKKGHEVGLALATALLQEFELPLGLLPLADVVEVGFVRTTGYMWILQKKKVEHSFKLIGKLVSYDTEVKGYIEKQKIRKLKGVKAKELMLWPPVSEINVDQSAGKINFKSLAGITKTFPVEAFAAGQ; encoded by the coding sequence ATGGCCGAGAAGGAAGGAGGAATCGTGAAGAAGGGCCACGAGGTGGGACTGGCATTGGCGACCGCCTTGCTCCAAGAGTTTGAACTTCCGCTAGGGCTTTTGCCTCTTGCTGATGTGGTCGAAGTTGGCTTTGTGAGGACCACCGGTTACATGTGGATCCTCCAGAAGAAGAAGGTCGAACACAGCTTCAAGTTGATCGGTAAGCTTGTAAGCTATGACACTGAAGTCAAAGGCTATATTGAGAAGCAGAAGATTAGGAAGCTCAAGGGAGTGAAGGCTAAGGAGCTCATGCTATGGCCTCCggtcagtgaaataaatgtggATCAGTCCGCCGGAAAAATCAACTTCAAGAGCCTTGCCGGTATCACCAAGACTTTCCCCGTTGAGGCATTTGCTGCTGGCCAGTAA
- the LOC137729414 gene encoding ubiquitin-like modifier-activating enzyme atg7, with protein MEGGSGKSILQFAPFQSSVDEGFWHRLSSLKLNKFGIDDSPVPITGFYAPCSHSQVSNHLTLLAESLPSDSSEESSVPGVSRGNRNRCSVPGIIYNTNTVEGFHALDKQGLLKAEAQKIWEDIQSGRALEDSSVLSRFLVISFADLKKWSFNYWFAFPALVLDPPATLVNLRPASECFSLEEAESVSAAFNEWRNSSLTADVPFFLVHIDSNSHSTIKHLKDWETSQSADDGHKLLFGFYDPCHLPNHPGWPLRNLLALICSRWDLKSVHFLCYRESRGFADLGLSLVGEALITVPPGWRDHGHVPNAVGWELNKGRKVPRIISLAKSMDPTRLAISAADLNLKLMRWRALPSLNLNSLSSLKCLLLGAGTLGCQVARTLMAWGVRNITLVDNGRVAMSNPLRQSLYTLDDCLNGGEYKVTAAVNSLKKIFPAVEAEGVIMAIPMPGHPIPSQEEQSVLDDCRRLHDLIDSHDVVFLLTDTRESRWLPSLLCANTNKITITAALGFDSFLVMRHGAGPCSSSHYSKTEAENALSAYMGNLGLTDRDGGKRLGCYFCNDVVAPIDSTSNRTLDQQCTVTRPGLAPIASALAVELLVGILHHPHGIFAEGEVVNSSNSGSSEQPLGILPHQIRGSLAQFSQMTLVGHSSDSCTACCSTVVSEYRKRGMEFILQAINHPTYLEDLTGLTELMKSASKFELDWDDGTDEDDDDLVEV; from the exons ATGGAGGGAGGCAGCGGGAAATCCATACTCCAATTCGCGCCGTTTCAGAGCTCCGTCGACGAGGGTTTCTGGCACAGACTCTCTTCCTTGAAGCTCAACAAGTTCGGCATCGACGACTCGCCTGTTCCCATCACCG GTTTCTACGCACCGTGCTCGCATTCTCAAGTGTCAAATCATTTAACTCTTTTAGCCGAGTCTTTGCCTTCGGATTCGAGTGAGGAATCATCGGTACCAGGAGTAAGTCGGGGCAATAGGAACAGATGCTCCGTTCCAGGAATCATTTACAACACCAATACGGTAGAGGGCTTTCATGCGCTTGATAAACAGGGCTTGCTTAAGGCAGAAGCGCAAAAG ATTTGGGAGGACATCCAGAGTGGAAGAGCATTGGAGGATAGTTCAGTACTCTCGAGGTTCCTCGTCATCTCTTTTGCAGACCTGAAAAAATGGAGCTTTAATTACTGGTTTGCTTTCCCCGCTCTGGTGCTTGATCCTCCAGCAACTTTGGTAAATTTGAGGCCAGCTTCAGAGTGTTTTAGCTTGGAGGAG GCAGAATCTGTTTCAGCAGCATTTAACGAGTGGCGTAACTCAAGCCTAACAGCAG ACGTGCCATTCTTCTTGGTTCatattgattcaaattcacacTCTACTATTAAGCATCTAAAGGATTGGGAAACCTCCCAAAGTGCTGATGATGGTCACAAG TTACTCTTTGGTTTTTACGATCCATGCCATCTTCCAAACCATCCCGGTTGGCCTCTTCGCAACCTCCTTGCTCTTATTTGCTCAAGATGGGATCTAAAGTCTGTTCACTTTTTATGCTATAGAGAGAGTCGGGGTTTCGCAGATCTGGGACTGTCCCTTGTTGGTGAAGCTCTGATTACAGTTCCGCCAG gATGGAGAGATCATGGTCATGTACCAAATGCAGTCGGGTGGGAACTTAACAAAGGGAGAAAAGTACCCAGGATTATTAGCCTTGCTAAATCTATGGATCCAACTAG GTTGGCCATATCTGCTGCagatttgaatttgaaactAATGAGATGGCGTGCTTTGCCTTCTTTGAACTTAAATAGCTTGTCTTCTCTCAAGTGTCTCCTCCTTGGAGCTGGTACACTTGGATGCCAGGTCGCTCGGACGCTTATG GCTTGGGGTGTCCGGAACATTACGTTAGTTGACAATGGCAGGGTGGCTATGTCTAATCCGCTGAGGCAATCACTGTATACATTAGATGACTGCCTAAATGGTGGTGAATATAAAGTGACAGCTGCAGTTAATAGTCTCAAGAAAATATTTCCAGCTGTG GAAGCAGAGGGTGTCATCATGGCTATACCGATGCCTGGACATCCTATTCCGAGTCAAGAAGAGCAGAGCGTGCTCGATGATTGTAGACGACTACATGATTTAATTGATTCTCACGATGTAGTTTTCCTGCTGACTGATACAAGAGAAAGTCGGTGGCTACCATCTCTCCTTTGTGCAAATACTAACAAG ATTACTATAACTGCGGCTTTAGGGTTTGATAGCTTCTTGGTTATGCGCCATGGAGCAGGTCCTTGTAGCTCTAGCCATTACtcaaaaactgaagctgaaaaTGCTTTATCTGCTTATATGGGCAATCTTGGCCTTACTGATAGAGACGGGGGGAAGAGATTGGGCTGTTACTTCTGCAATGATGTTGTTGCGCCTATTGAT TCAACTTCAAACCGCACATTGGACCAGCAATGCACTGTTACACGCCCAGGCCTTGCTCCTATTGCCTCAGCTCTTGCAGTTGAGCTCTTAGTGGGGATCCTGCATCACCCTCATGG GATATTTGCGGAAGGTGAGGTGGTAAACTCCAGTAATAGCGGAAGCAGTGAGCAGCCTCTTGGTATTTTACCCCATCAAATTCGCGGTTCCCTAGCACAGTTTTCGCAGATGACACTTGTGGGCCACTCCTCGGACAGTTGCACGGCTTGCTGCAGCACT GTGGTGTCCGAATATCGGAAAAGGGGAATGGAATTTATTTTGCAAGCAATCAACCATCCTACGTATCTGGAGGACCTAACTGGACTGACAGAGTTGATGAAATCAGCTAGTAAATTCGAGTTGGACTGGGACGACGGGACAGATGAAGACGATGATGATTTGGTTGaggtttga
- the LOC137729903 gene encoding transcription factor bHLH30-like — protein MDYYSFCSKSSFGSDFSSLFDPFKHDVSGFGGASRGGAAVNLPHSLVLDSEKGELVKAPARVGKKEVPEAKALLALKNHSEAERRRRERINAHLSTLRGLVPCTEKMDKATLLAAVISQVKDLKMDALESSKGFLIPVDADEVKIEPYVVAGDGTISVKASVCCEYRSELLSDLREALDSLHLKMVKAEIATLGNRVKNVFVLTSSKPGSNDSDAEAYELLASSVHQVLSSVLDKASASPEYSPRTTLLSKRRRLSYFDKIDTSSSSS, from the exons ATGGATTATTACAGTTTTTGCTCAAAATCTTCATTTGGGTCGGATTTCTCTAGTTTGTTCGACCCTTTTAAGCATGACGTAAGTGGGTTCGGCGGGGCTTCGCGCGGCGGCGCTGCGGTGAATCTGCCTCACTCTCTTGTTTTGGACAGTGAGAAAGGCGAGCTTGTTAAGGCTCCGGCGAGAGTGGGGAAAAAAGAGGTGCCTGAGGCCAAGGCTTTGTTGGCTTTGAAGAATCACAGTGAGGCTgaaaggaggaggagagagcgAATCAATGCACATCTCTCTACACTTCGCGGTCTGGTGCCCTGCACTGAGAAG ATGGACAAAGCCACATTACTTGCAGCAGTTATCAGCCAAGTGAAAGATCTGAAGATGGATGCCCTAGAATCCAGTAAGGGGTTTCTCATCCCAGTTGATGCCGATGAAGTGAAAATTGAACCCTATGTTGTGGCAGGGGATGGAACCATATCTGTGAAGGCATCCGTCTGCTGTGAATACCGGTCTGAGCTTCTCTCTGACCTAAGAGAAGCCCTCGACTCCCTCCACTTAAAAATGGTGAAAGCAGAAATAGCGACTTTGGGAAACCGAGTGAAAAATGTATTCGTTCTCACCAGCTCCAAACCGGGAAGCAATGATTCTGATGCTGAAGCATACGAACTTCTTGCAAGTTCGGTTCACCAGGTCCTGAGTTCCGTCCTTGATAAAGCATCGGCCTCACCAGAATACTCGCCAAGAACAACGCTGCTGAGCAAAAGGCGAAGGCTCTCTTACTTCGATAAAATCGATACCTCGAGCTCATCCTCGTGA